The following are encoded together in the Pseudomonas sp. IB20 genome:
- the folM gene encoding dihydromonapterin reductase, with the protein MTATNAPILITGAGQRVGLHCAERLLDEGHPVIFSYRSERPGVQALRERGAVGVFADFSSEAGILAFISALKTHTDSLRAIIHNASAWVAETPGDESRAFTDMFSVHMLAPYLINLHCSPLLQHSTPADIVHISDDVVRKGSRQHIAYCATKAGLDSLTLSFAAQFAPLIKVNGIAPAMVMFNDGDDAAYRAKVLAKSALGIEPGPEVIYQSVRYLLDNPYVTGTTLTVNGGRHIK; encoded by the coding sequence ATGACTGCAACGAACGCCCCGATCCTGATCACCGGTGCCGGCCAGCGTGTCGGCCTGCATTGTGCCGAGCGCCTGCTGGACGAGGGCCACCCGGTGATTTTCAGCTACCGCAGCGAACGCCCCGGTGTGCAGGCTTTGCGCGAGCGGGGCGCGGTCGGTGTGTTTGCCGACTTCTCCAGTGAGGCCGGGATTCTGGCCTTCATCTCAGCGCTGAAGACCCATACCGACAGCCTGCGCGCTATCATCCACAACGCTTCGGCGTGGGTCGCGGAAACGCCGGGCGACGAAAGCCGCGCATTTACCGACATGTTCAGCGTGCACATGCTTGCGCCGTACCTGATCAACCTGCATTGTTCACCTTTGCTGCAACACTCAACACCTGCCGATATCGTGCATATCAGCGACGACGTGGTGCGCAAGGGCAGCCGCCAGCACATTGCCTATTGCGCCACCAAAGCCGGGCTCGACAGCCTCACGCTGTCGTTTGCCGCGCAGTTCGCGCCGCTGATCAAGGTCAACGGCATCGCGCCGGCGATGGTGATGTTCAACGACGGCGACGATGCGGCTTACCGCGCCAAGGTCCTGGCTAAGTCCGCATTGGGCATCGAGCCCGGGCCCGAGGTGATCTACCAGAGCGTGCGTTACCTGCTGGACAACCCTTATGTCACCGGTACCACCCTGACCGTCAACGGCGGGCGGCATATCAAGTAA
- the folE gene encoding GTP cyclohydrolase I FolE, producing the protein MTLSLPQHYREILKGLGEDPEREGLLDTPKRAAKAMQYLCHGYEQNLDEIVNGALFASDNDEMVILKDIELYSLCEHHLLPFIGKAHVAYIPTGKVLGLSKLARIVDMYARRLQIQENLTRQIADAIQQVTQAAGVAVVIEAKHMCMMMRGVEKQNSTMNTSVMLGPFRESNTTRMEFLQLIGRSK; encoded by the coding sequence ATGACCTTGTCCCTGCCCCAACACTACCGCGAGATTCTCAAAGGACTGGGTGAAGACCCGGAACGCGAAGGCTTGCTCGACACCCCCAAGCGCGCCGCCAAGGCCATGCAGTACCTGTGTCATGGCTACGAGCAGAACCTGGACGAAATCGTCAACGGCGCGCTGTTCGCCTCAGACAATGACGAGATGGTGATCCTCAAGGATATCGAGCTGTATTCGCTGTGCGAGCACCACCTTCTGCCCTTTATCGGCAAGGCCCATGTGGCCTATATTCCGACCGGCAAGGTGCTGGGCCTGTCAAAGCTGGCGCGCATTGTCGACATGTACGCCCGGCGCCTGCAGATCCAGGAAAACCTCACGCGGCAAATCGCCGACGCCATCCAGCAGGTCACCCAGGCCGCTGGCGTGGCGGTGGTGATCGAAGCCAAGCACATGTGCATGATGATGCGCGGCGTGGAAAAACAGAATTCAACCATGAACACCTCGGTGATGCTCGGCCCCTTCCGCGAGTCGAACACCACGCGTATGGAGTTCCTGCAACTGATTGGACGGAGCAAGTAG
- the folX gene encoding dihydroneopterin triphosphate 2'-epimerase — protein sequence MPQLQPGMARIRVKDLCLRTFIGINEDEILNKQDVLINLTILYAAQEAVRDNDIDHALNYRTITKAIIAHVEGNRFALLERLTQELLDLVMSNESVLYAEVEVDKPHALRFAESVSITLAASR from the coding sequence ATGCCACAACTTCAACCAGGCATGGCGCGTATCCGGGTCAAGGACCTGTGCCTGCGCACCTTTATCGGCATCAACGAGGACGAGATCCTCAACAAGCAGGACGTGCTGATCAACCTGACGATCCTGTATGCCGCTCAGGAAGCCGTGCGCGACAACGATATCGACCACGCGCTGAACTACCGCACCATTACCAAGGCGATCATCGCCCACGTCGAAGGCAACCGCTTCGCCCTGCTCGAGCGCCTGACCCAGGAGCTGCTGGACCTGGTGATGAGCAACGAATCGGTGCTGTACGCCGAAGTCGAAGTGGACAAGCCCCACGCGTTGCGCTTTGCCGAGTCGGTTTCGATTACCCTGGCGGCCAGCCGCTAA
- a CDS encoding DUF1244 domain-containing protein, translated as MNDQQRLELEAAAFRRLVAHLDSRKDVQNIDLMNLSGFCRNCLSKWYKAEADERHIELSLDDAREVVYGMPYAEWKAQYQKEASADQQAAFAKGKTHD; from the coding sequence ATGAACGATCAACAACGCCTCGAACTCGAAGCTGCCGCCTTCCGCCGGCTGGTGGCGCACCTGGACAGCCGCAAGGATGTGCAGAACATCGACCTGATGAACCTCTCGGGCTTTTGCCGCAACTGTTTGTCCAAGTGGTACAAAGCCGAGGCCGACGAGCGCCACATCGAGCTGAGCCTCGATGACGCGCGTGAAGTGGTGTACGGCATGCCGTACGCCGAGTGGAAAGCCCAGTACCAGAAAGAAGCCAGCGCCGACCAACAGGCGGCGTTTGCCAAAGGAAAAACCCATGACTGA
- a CDS encoding HopJ type III effector protein: MTDLNTLRASLNSGEHVFADTLAFVAAGYDYQPQAFTNGNVENAAGQNEGSCKTLGLALLEGLSDQEALLAFGEHYRSVVATPQGSDHGNIRALIAQGLAGVQFTQQPLTRR, translated from the coding sequence ATGACTGACTTGAACACCCTGCGCGCCAGCCTCAACAGCGGCGAACACGTCTTTGCCGACACCTTGGCGTTTGTTGCCGCCGGTTACGACTACCAGCCGCAAGCCTTCACCAATGGCAACGTGGAAAACGCCGCCGGGCAGAACGAGGGCTCGTGCAAGACACTGGGCCTGGCGCTGCTGGAAGGCTTGAGCGATCAGGAAGCGCTGCTGGCGTTTGGTGAGCATTATCGGTCGGTGGTGGCTACACCGCAGGGCAGTGATCACGGCAATATTCGCGCGTTGATTGCGCAAGGTTTGGCTGGGGTTCAGTTTACTCAGCAGCCTTTGACTCGCCGCTGA
- the trxB gene encoding thioredoxin-disulfide reductase, protein MSDTRHSRVIILGSGPAGYSAAVYAARANLKPLLITGMQAGGQLTTTTEVDNWPGDVHGLTGPVLMERMKEHAERFETEIVFDHINQVDFSKKPYSLTGDNGVYTCDALIIATGASARYLGLPSEEAFMGKGVSACATCDGFFYRNKPVAVVGGGNTAVEEALYLANIASTVTLVHRRETFRAEKILIDKLHARVAEGKIILKLNATLDEVLGDNMGVTGARLKNNDGSFDELKVDGVFIAIGHTPNTSLFAGVLEAKDGYLVVQGGREGNATATNIEGIFAAGDVADHVYRQAITSAGAGCMAALDAERYLDGLKDASF, encoded by the coding sequence ATGTCTGATACCCGTCATTCGCGAGTGATTATTCTCGGTTCCGGCCCTGCCGGTTACAGCGCTGCTGTCTACGCTGCCCGGGCCAACCTCAAGCCGCTGCTGATCACCGGCATGCAGGCGGGCGGTCAACTGACCACCACCACTGAAGTCGACAACTGGCCGGGCGACGTGCACGGCCTGACCGGCCCAGTGCTGATGGAGCGTATGAAAGAACACGCCGAGCGCTTTGAAACCGAGATCGTTTTCGACCACATCAACCAAGTCGACTTCTCGAAAAAGCCTTACAGCCTGACTGGCGACAACGGCGTGTACACCTGTGACGCGCTGATCATCGCCACCGGCGCCAGCGCCCGTTACCTGGGCCTGCCGTCGGAAGAAGCGTTCATGGGCAAAGGCGTTTCCGCCTGCGCGACCTGCGACGGTTTCTTCTACCGCAACAAGCCGGTGGCTGTGGTCGGTGGCGGCAACACAGCGGTGGAAGAGGCGCTTTACCTGGCCAACATCGCCAGCACCGTGACCTTGGTTCACCGCCGCGAGACCTTCCGCGCCGAGAAGATCCTGATCGACAAGCTGCACGCCCGTGTTGCTGAAGGCAAAATCATCCTCAAGCTCAACGCCACCCTCGACGAAGTCCTGGGCGACAACATGGGCGTGACCGGTGCCCGCCTGAAAAACAACGACGGCAGCTTCGACGAGCTGAAAGTCGACGGCGTATTCATCGCCATCGGCCACACCCCGAACACCTCGCTGTTCGCAGGCGTGCTGGAAGCCAAAGACGGCTACCTGGTGGTGCAGGGCGGCCGTGAAGGCAATGCCACTGCGACCAACATCGAAGGCATCTTTGCAGCCGGTGACGTGGCTGACCACGTGTACCGCCAGGCGATCACCTCGGCCGGCGCCGGCTGCATGGCGGCCCTGGATGCCGAGCGTTACCTCGACGGTTTGAAGGACGCTTCGTTCTAA
- the cysZ gene encoding sulfate transporter CysZ has product MPAPALSGPQYLREGLKLVLSPGLRLFVLLPLAINLVLFVGLIYFAGHQFSLWVDTLMPTLPGWLSFLSYILWPLFVVLVVLMVFFTFTMLANIIAAPFNGFLAEKVEVVVRGTDDFPPFSWGELMAMVPRTLAREMRKLGYFLPRAIGLFILSFIPVVNLIAAPLWLLFGVWMMAIQYIDYPADNHKLGWNEMLAWLRQKRWQSMSFGGIVYLVLLVPVVNLLMMPAAVAGATLFWVREQGAEAMAAPKVTQS; this is encoded by the coding sequence ATGCCCGCCCCTGCTCTTTCCGGCCCGCAATACCTGCGTGAAGGTCTCAAACTGGTGTTGAGCCCAGGCCTGCGCCTGTTTGTGTTGCTGCCGTTGGCGATCAACTTGGTGCTGTTCGTCGGCTTAATCTATTTCGCCGGCCATCAGTTCAGCCTGTGGGTCGACACTTTGATGCCGACGCTGCCTGGCTGGTTGAGTTTCCTCAGTTACATCCTGTGGCCGCTGTTTGTGGTGCTGGTGGTGCTGATGGTGTTTTTCACCTTCACCATGCTGGCCAATATCATCGCTGCACCGTTTAACGGTTTTCTCGCAGAAAAGGTTGAAGTGGTGGTGCGTGGCACCGACGACTTCCCGCCGTTCAGCTGGGGAGAACTGATGGCGATGGTGCCGCGCACCCTGGCGCGGGAAATGCGCAAACTGGGCTACTTCCTGCCACGCGCCATCGGCCTGTTTATCCTGTCGTTCATTCCGGTGGTCAACCTGATCGCCGCGCCGCTGTGGCTGCTGTTCGGCGTGTGGATGATGGCGATCCAGTACATCGACTACCCGGCCGACAACCACAAACTGGGCTGGAACGAAATGCTCGCCTGGCTGCGCCAGAAGCGCTGGCAGAGCATGAGCTTTGGCGGCATCGTTTACCTGGTGCTGCTGGTGCCGGTGGTCAACCTGCTGATGATGCCGGCGGCGGTGGCCGGGGCCACGCTGTTCTGGGTGCGCGAGCAAGGTGCTGAGGCAATGGCCGCGCCCAAGGTGACCCAGTCATAA
- a CDS encoding glycosyltransferase family 4 protein, whose protein sequence is MTTASLHITLITETFPPEINGVANTLGRLCEGLRARGHQVELVRPRQGSDQSRPSDDALLLCRGWPLPGYPGLQWGQSSMHKLLRRWTRQRPDVLYIATEGPLGLSALRAARRLGISVVSGFHTNFQQYSNQYGLSLLSRMVTHYLRWFHNRSTLTLVPSTSQRLELERRNFERLGMLSRGVDSQLFHPAKRDHALRESWALNSEQIAVLHVGRLAQEKNLGLLKRCFDALQDTYPLRQMKLIIVGDGPQRAMLEKELPEAIFCGTLRGEELARHYASGDVFLFPSLTETFGNVVLEAMASGLGVVAYDQAAATQHIRHGYNGVLAMPGDEDAFCDAANWLLEDAESLRRMRLNARQHASRQGWPAIIEQFENQLRGVCAEHCVMPAQPYTP, encoded by the coding sequence ATGACGACAGCTTCGCTTCACATCACTCTGATTACCGAAACCTTCCCACCAGAGATCAACGGGGTGGCCAATACCCTTGGCCGCCTGTGTGAAGGGTTGCGCGCGCGCGGCCATCAGGTCGAGCTGGTGCGCCCACGCCAGGGCAGCGATCAGAGCCGCCCCAGCGACGACGCACTGCTGCTGTGCCGTGGCTGGCCGCTGCCGGGCTACCCGGGCCTGCAATGGGGCCAGTCGTCGATGCACAAGTTGCTGCGACGCTGGACTCGCCAGCGCCCGGACGTGCTGTACATCGCCACCGAAGGGCCGTTGGGGCTGTCGGCGTTGCGCGCGGCACGGCGCCTGGGAATCAGCGTGGTGAGTGGTTTTCACACCAATTTTCAGCAGTATTCGAATCAATACGGCTTGAGCCTGCTCAGCCGCATGGTCACGCATTACCTGCGCTGGTTTCATAACCGTTCGACCTTGACTCTGGTTCCCAGCACCAGCCAGCGCCTGGAGCTTGAGCGTCGGAATTTCGAGCGCCTGGGGATGCTCTCACGCGGGGTCGACAGCCAGTTGTTCCACCCGGCCAAGCGCGATCACGCACTGCGTGAAAGCTGGGCGTTGAACAGTGAGCAAATCGCCGTGCTGCATGTAGGCCGACTGGCGCAAGAAAAGAACCTAGGGCTGCTCAAACGCTGCTTCGACGCCTTGCAAGACACCTATCCACTGCGCCAGATGAAACTGATCATCGTCGGCGATGGCCCGCAACGAGCGATGCTGGAAAAGGAACTGCCCGAGGCGATTTTCTGCGGCACTCTGCGCGGTGAAGAACTGGCCCGGCATTACGCGTCCGGTGACGTATTCCTGTTTCCCAGCCTGACCGAAACCTTCGGCAATGTGGTACTGGAAGCCATGGCTTCGGGCTTGGGGGTGGTGGCCTACGATCAGGCGGCCGCGACCCAGCATATTCGCCATGGCTACAACGGCGTGCTGGCGATGCCGGGGGATGAGGATGCGTTTTGCGATGCGGCCAATTGGCTGCTGGAGGATGCGGAGAGTCTGCGCCGCATGCGCTTGAATGCTCGCCAACACGCCAGCCGCCAGGGCTGGCCAGCAATTATCGAGCAGTTTGAAAACCAGTTACGCGGTGTGTGCGCAGAGCATTGTGTGATGCCAGCACAGCCTTACACGCCTTGA
- a CDS encoding NADH:flavin oxidoreductase, with amino-acid sequence MPVQALFKPFQLGALQLSTRVVMAPMTRSFSPGGVPNSKVIEYYRRRAAAGVGLIITEGTVVGHQASNGYPNVPHFYGEAALAGWKKVVDAVHAEGGKIVPQLWHVGSVRRIGTEPDASVPAYGPMEKLKDGNVVVHGMTTQDIKDVINAFAQAAKDAQSIGMDGVEIHGAHGYLVDQFFWEGTNQRTDEYGGSLANRSRFAIELIQATRAAVGPDFPIILRFSQWKQQDYTARLVQTPEALGEFLLPLSDAGVDIFHCSTRRFWEPEFEGSDLNLAGWTRQLTGKPTITVGSVGLDGEFLQFMVNTDKVAQPASLEKLLERLNNDEFDLVAVGRALLVDPDWALKVREGREGDILPFSREALTTLV; translated from the coding sequence ATGCCTGTCCAAGCTTTGTTCAAACCCTTCCAGCTCGGTGCACTGCAACTGTCCACTCGCGTGGTCATGGCGCCGATGACCCGTTCGTTCTCCCCGGGTGGCGTGCCCAATTCCAAAGTCATCGAGTACTACCGTCGCCGCGCTGCCGCCGGCGTGGGCCTGATCATCACCGAAGGCACCGTGGTCGGCCATCAGGCCTCCAACGGTTACCCGAACGTCCCGCATTTTTACGGTGAGGCCGCGCTGGCCGGCTGGAAGAAAGTGGTCGACGCGGTGCACGCCGAAGGCGGCAAGATCGTCCCGCAACTGTGGCACGTGGGCAGCGTACGCCGTATCGGCACTGAGCCTGACGCCAGCGTGCCAGCCTACGGCCCGATGGAAAAACTCAAGGATGGCAATGTGGTCGTTCACGGCATGACCACCCAAGACATTAAGGACGTGATCAACGCCTTCGCCCAAGCCGCCAAGGACGCTCAAAGCATCGGCATGGACGGCGTAGAGATCCACGGCGCCCACGGTTACCTGGTCGACCAGTTCTTCTGGGAAGGCACCAACCAGCGCACCGACGAATACGGCGGCAGCCTGGCCAATCGCTCGCGTTTTGCCATCGAGCTGATCCAGGCTACCCGCGCCGCCGTAGGCCCGGACTTCCCGATCATCTTGCGTTTCTCGCAGTGGAAGCAGCAGGACTACACCGCACGTCTGGTGCAAACCCCTGAGGCGTTGGGTGAGTTTCTCCTGCCACTGTCTGACGCCGGTGTGGATATTTTCCACTGCTCCACCCGTCGTTTCTGGGAGCCTGAATTCGAAGGTTCCGACCTCAACCTGGCCGGCTGGACCCGTCAGCTCACCGGCAAACCGACCATCACTGTCGGCAGCGTCGGCTTGGACGGGGAGTTCCTGCAGTTTATGGTCAACACCGACAAGGTCGCGCAACCCGCCAGCCTGGAAAAACTGCTGGAACGCCTGAACAACGACGAGTTCGACTTGGTCGCCGTGGGCCGTGCCTTGCTGGTGGATCCGGATTGGGCGCTGAAGGTGCGCGAAGGTCGTGAAGGCGACATCTTGCCGTTCAGTCGTGAGGCGTTGACGACGCTGGTGTAA
- a CDS encoding glutathione peroxidase — translation MSAFHDLKLRALDGQELPLAPFKGQVVLVVNVASKCGLTPQYAALENLYQQYKSQGFTVLGLPCNQFAGQEPGTEEEIREFCSLNYGVTFPLGSKLDVNGPERHQLYRLLAGEGAEFPGDITWNFEKFLLGKDGRVLARFSPRTAPDDPTIVQVIEKALS, via the coding sequence ATGAGTGCTTTCCACGACCTGAAACTCAGAGCTTTGGACGGTCAAGAGCTACCGCTGGCGCCCTTCAAGGGGCAAGTTGTGCTGGTGGTCAATGTGGCCTCCAAATGTGGCTTGACCCCGCAATACGCGGCGTTGGAAAACCTCTATCAGCAGTATAAGAGCCAGGGGTTTACCGTACTCGGCTTGCCGTGCAACCAGTTTGCAGGCCAGGAGCCGGGCACCGAGGAAGAGATCCGGGAATTTTGCAGCCTCAATTATGGCGTGACGTTCCCGTTGGGCAGCAAGCTCGACGTCAATGGTCCGGAACGTCATCAGCTGTATCGCCTGCTGGCGGGCGAGGGCGCTGAGTTTCCTGGGGATATCACCTGGAACTTCGAGAAATTCCTGCTCGGCAAAGACGGGCGAGTACTGGCGCGCTTCTCGCCGCGCACAGCGCCGGATGACCCGACGATTGTCCAGGTCATTGAAAAAGCCCTGAGCTAA
- a CDS encoding CreA family protein, with translation MRVMKGLLGLLLAMPLLASAEEIGQVSTVFKFVGPNDRIVVEAFDDPKVDGVTCYLSRAKTGGVKGGLGLAEDRAEASIACRQVGPIRFKGELKDGDEVFKERTSLVFKTMQVVRFLDKKRNTLVYLVYSDRLIEGSPQNAVTAIPILPWPTAQ, from the coding sequence ATGCGTGTCATGAAGGGATTGCTCGGCCTGCTGTTGGCCATGCCGTTGCTGGCCTCGGCCGAAGAAATTGGCCAGGTGTCGACAGTGTTCAAGTTTGTCGGCCCCAACGACCGAATTGTGGTCGAGGCGTTTGATGACCCCAAGGTCGATGGCGTGACGTGCTACTTGTCGCGCGCCAAGACCGGCGGCGTAAAGGGCGGGCTGGGGCTGGCCGAAGACCGTGCCGAGGCCTCGATTGCCTGCCGTCAGGTCGGGCCGATTCGTTTTAAAGGCGAACTCAAAGATGGCGACGAAGTGTTCAAGGAGCGTACCTCGCTGGTGTTCAAGACCATGCAGGTGGTTCGCTTCCTCGACAAGAAGCGCAATACCCTGGTTTACCTGGTCTACAGCGATCGTTTGATCGAAGGCAGCCCGCAAAACGCGGTTACAGCGATTCCGATTTTGCCTTGGCCGACCGCTCAGTAG
- the proB gene encoding glutamate 5-kinase, producing MRSKVTGAQRWVVKIGSALLTADGKGLDRAAMSVWVEQMVALHEAGVELVLVSSGAVAAGMSRLGWTSRPSAMHELQAAAAIGQMGLVQAWESSFAEHGRHTAQILLTHDDLSDRKRYLNARSTLRALVELKVIPVINENDTVVTDEIRFGDNDTLAALVANLVEADLLVILTDRDGMFDADPRNNPDAQLIYEARADDPALDAVAGSVGGALGRGGMQTKLRAARLAARSGAHTIIVGGRLERVLDRLKAGERIGTLLSPERGMLAARKQWLAGHLQTRGTLVLDDGAVSALSQGNKSLLPVGVKLVQGSFRRGEMVVCVAPDGREIARGLANYSALEAQKIIGQSSDAIVSLLGYMAEPELVHRDNLILV from the coding sequence ATGCGGAGCAAAGTGACAGGTGCGCAGCGCTGGGTCGTAAAGATCGGAAGTGCGCTGCTGACGGCGGATGGTAAAGGTCTGGATCGCGCAGCCATGAGCGTGTGGGTCGAGCAGATGGTGGCCTTGCATGAGGCCGGTGTCGAATTGGTGCTGGTGTCGTCCGGGGCAGTTGCCGCCGGTATGAGCCGCCTCGGCTGGACCTCGCGACCCAGCGCGATGCACGAGCTGCAAGCCGCCGCCGCCATCGGCCAGATGGGCCTGGTGCAAGCCTGGGAATCCAGTTTTGCCGAGCACGGACGCCACACGGCGCAGATCCTGCTGACCCACGACGACCTGTCCGACCGCAAGCGCTACCTCAACGCCCGCAGCACCTTGCGCGCTTTGGTCGAGCTCAAGGTCATCCCGGTGATCAACGAGAACGACACCGTGGTCACCGACGAAATCCGCTTCGGCGACAACGACACCCTGGCCGCGCTGGTGGCCAACCTGGTGGAAGCCGACCTGCTGGTGATCCTCACCGACCGCGACGGCATGTTCGACGCCGACCCGCGCAACAACCCCGATGCCCAGTTGATCTACGAAGCGCGCGCCGATGACCCGGCGCTGGACGCCGTGGCCGGCAGTGTCGGCGGCGCACTGGGCCGTGGCGGTATGCAGACCAAGCTGCGTGCGGCACGCCTGGCCGCGCGTTCCGGCGCGCACACCATCATCGTCGGTGGGCGCCTGGAGCGCGTGCTGGATCGCCTCAAGGCCGGCGAGCGCATCGGTACGCTGTTGTCGCCGGAACGCGGCATGCTGGCGGCGCGCAAGCAGTGGCTGGCCGGGCACCTGCAAACCCGTGGCACGCTGGTGCTCGATGATGGCGCCGTGTCGGCGTTGTCCCAAGGCAACAAGAGCCTGCTGCCGGTGGGCGTCAAATTGGTGCAGGGCAGTTTCCGCCGTGGCGAGATGGTGGTGTGCGTTGCGCCCGACGGTCGCGAGATCGCCCGTGGCCTGGCCAACTACAGCGCCCTTGAAGCACAGAAAATCATCGGTCAGTCGTCTGATGCGATTGTGAGTCTGTTGGGGTATATGGCGGAGCCTGAACTGGTGCACCGCGATAACTTGATCCTGGTTTAA
- the cgtA gene encoding Obg family GTPase CgtA: MKFVDEVSIRVKAGDGGNGCMSFRREKFIENGGPNGGDGGDGGSIYMMADENLNTLVDYRYTRHFDAERGSNGGSTDCTGKKGEDMVLRVPVGTTIIDSATQEVIGDLTKAGQKLMVVQGGWHGLGNTRFKSSTNRAPRQTTPGKPGEQRDLKLEMKVLADVGLLGLPNAGKSTFIRSVSAAKPKVADYPFTTLVPNLGVVSVDRWKSFVIADIPGLIEGASDGAGLGIRFLKHLSRTRLLLHLVDMAPLDDTSAPDAAEVIVSELTKFSPALAERDRWLVLNKCDQILEEEHEERVKEIVDRLEWEGPVYVISAIAKEGTERLTRDIMRYLEDRADRLAADPVFKAELAELDQQIEDEARAQLQALDDQRALRRSGVKSVHDIGDDDWDEEDVDDEDGPEIIYVRD, from the coding sequence ATGAAGTTCGTTGATGAAGTTTCCATCCGAGTAAAAGCAGGCGACGGCGGTAACGGTTGCATGAGTTTCCGTCGCGAAAAATTCATCGAAAACGGTGGCCCTAACGGCGGTGACGGCGGTGACGGCGGTTCCATCTACATGATGGCCGACGAAAACCTCAACACCCTGGTCGACTACCGTTACACCCGGCACTTCGATGCCGAGCGTGGCTCCAACGGCGGCAGCACCGACTGCACCGGTAAAAAAGGCGAAGACATGGTACTGCGCGTACCGGTCGGCACCACGATTATCGACTCCGCCACCCAGGAAGTTATTGGAGACCTGACCAAGGCCGGCCAAAAGCTGATGGTTGTGCAGGGCGGCTGGCACGGTCTGGGTAACACCCGATTCAAGTCCAGTACCAACCGTGCTCCACGCCAGACCACGCCGGGCAAGCCGGGCGAGCAGCGTGACCTCAAGCTGGAAATGAAAGTACTGGCAGACGTAGGCCTGTTGGGCCTGCCGAACGCCGGCAAAAGTACCTTCATCCGCTCGGTCTCGGCCGCCAAGCCGAAAGTCGCTGATTACCCGTTCACCACCCTGGTGCCGAACCTGGGCGTGGTCAGCGTCGACCGCTGGAAAAGCTTTGTGATCGCCGACATTCCCGGCCTGATCGAAGGTGCTTCCGATGGCGCAGGCCTGGGGATTCGCTTCCTCAAGCACTTGTCGCGGACCCGTTTGCTGCTGCACCTCGTCGACATGGCGCCGCTGGATGACACCAGTGCACCGGACGCCGCCGAAGTGATCGTCAGCGAACTGACCAAGTTCAGCCCGGCCCTGGCCGAGCGTGATCGTTGGTTGGTGCTGAACAAGTGCGACCAGATCCTGGAAGAAGAGCACGAAGAGCGCGTCAAGGAAATCGTCGACCGCCTGGAGTGGGAAGGTCCGGTCTACGTGATCTCGGCCATCGCCAAAGAAGGCACCGAGCGCCTGACCCGCGACATCATGCGCTACCTGGAAGACCGCGCCGACCGCCTGGCGGCCGACCCGGTATTCAAGGCAGAACTGGCCGAGCTCGATCAGCAGATCGAAGACGAAGCCCGTGCCCAGTTGCAGGCCCTGGACGACCAGCGTGCCCTGCGCCGCAGCGGCGTGAAGTCGGTCCATGACATCGGCGACGATGACTGGGACGAAGAAGATGTGGATGATGAAGACGGTCCGGAAATCATTTACGTGCGCGACTGA
- the rpmA gene encoding 50S ribosomal protein L27 produces the protein MAHKKAGGSTRNGRDSEAKRLGVKMYGGQKIIPGNIIVRQRGTQFHAGYGVGMGKDHTLFAKIEGVIKFEVKGAFNRRYVSVVAA, from the coding sequence ATGGCACACAAAAAAGCTGGTGGTAGTACCCGTAACGGTCGCGACTCAGAAGCCAAACGCCTTGGCGTTAAGATGTATGGCGGCCAGAAAATCATTCCGGGCAACATCATCGTGCGTCAGCGCGGCACCCAATTCCACGCCGGTTACGGTGTTGGCATGGGTAAAGATCACACCCTCTTCGCTAAAATCGAAGGCGTGATCAAGTTTGAAGTAAAAGGCGCGTTCAACCGCCGTTACGTGAGCGTTGTCGCCGCTTAA
- the rplU gene encoding 50S ribosomal protein L21: MSYAVIVTGGKQYKVAPGEYLKIEKLEIATGESVTFDRVLLVANGDDVNIGAPVVAGATVVAEVISQGRHDKVRIIKFRRRKHHMKRMGHRQWYTEIKITGIQA; encoded by the coding sequence ATGTCGTACGCAGTAATTGTTACTGGTGGCAAGCAATACAAGGTCGCCCCAGGTGAATACCTGAAGATCGAAAAACTGGAAATCGCTACCGGCGAATCCGTTACCTTTGATCGCGTTCTGTTGGTCGCCAATGGCGATGACGTGAACATCGGCGCTCCAGTTGTTGCTGGCGCTACCGTTGTGGCTGAAGTGATCTCCCAAGGTCGTCACGATAAAGTCCGCATCATCAAGTTCCGTCGTCGTAAGCACCACATGAAGCGTATGGGCCACCGCCAGTGGTACACCGAGATCAAAATCACCGGTATTCAGGCTTAA